The Cylindrospermopsis curvispora GIHE-G1 genome contains a region encoding:
- the cynS gene encoding cyanase has translation MTVGLPSFTAELLAAKKAKGLSFADLERLIGRDEVWIASLFYGQNSTSVEEATKIADILGLGQDIVAALTSFPSKGLGPVVPTDPLIYRFYEIIQVYGYPIKEIIHEKFGDGIMSAIDFTLDIEKVEDEKGDRVKVTMNGKFLPYKKW, from the coding sequence ATGACAGTTGGATTGCCATCCTTCACAGCAGAATTACTAGCAGCCAAGAAAGCTAAGGGGTTGAGCTTTGCGGATCTAGAAAGGTTAATAGGAAGAGATGAGGTTTGGATTGCCTCTTTGTTTTATGGTCAAAACAGCACCAGTGTGGAGGAAGCAACCAAAATCGCCGACATTTTAGGTCTAGGTCAGGATATAGTCGCTGCTTTAACCTCTTTTCCCAGTAAAGGTTTAGGCCCTGTTGTGCCCACGGATCCTTTAATTTATCGCTTCTATGAAATTATTCAAGTCTATGGTTATCCTATAAAAGAAATAATTCATGAGAAGTTTGGGGATGGTATCATGAGCGCCATTGACTTTACCCTTGACATCGAGAAGGTAGAAGATGAGAAAGGTGACCGGGTAAAAGTAACCATGAATGGCAAATTCTTACCCTATAAAAAATGGTAG
- a CDS encoding metallophosphoesterase family protein, with the protein MSATNSRRIIIGDVHGHYQGLMMLMEKIAPNSGDQVYFLGDLIDRGPQSAQVVKFVKENNYPCLLGNHEEMLLNVMIHQYTSNKAVQSWLYSGGQATMASYRSARIPQEDLDWFSSLPTYLDLGDILLAHAGVNPNKSLSEQTGGDLCWIREEFHSMETPYFTNKLIITGHTITFTLPGMRPGELAQGQGWLDIDTGVYHPRSGWLTGLDITNKLVYQVNVFKNSTRCLPMEKAVSKINPQEIKLSGRYKQVS; encoded by the coding sequence ATGAGCGCAACTAATTCACGGCGAATTATTATCGGGGATGTGCACGGTCACTATCAAGGTCTAATGATGCTAATGGAAAAAATAGCACCTAACTCAGGGGATCAGGTATATTTCCTGGGAGACTTAATAGACCGAGGTCCACAAAGTGCTCAGGTGGTTAAGTTTGTTAAAGAAAATAATTATCCCTGTCTCCTAGGTAATCATGAGGAAATGCTTCTGAACGTGATGATTCATCAGTACACATCAAATAAGGCTGTACAATCATGGTTATATAGCGGGGGACAAGCTACCATGGCCAGTTATAGATCGGCAAGAATACCCCAAGAAGATTTAGACTGGTTTAGCAGTTTACCTACATATCTTGATTTGGGAGATATTTTGTTAGCCCATGCGGGGGTTAATCCAAATAAGTCTTTATCTGAGCAAACAGGAGGAGATCTATGCTGGATTAGAGAGGAATTTCATAGCATGGAAACGCCTTACTTTACAAACAAACTAATTATTACGGGACACACAATCACCTTTACCTTGCCAGGAATGAGACCTGGAGAGTTAGCACAAGGTCAAGGGTGGCTAGATATTGACACTGGTGTGTATCATCCCCGCAGTGGGTGGTTGACCGGACTGGATATAACTAACAAGCTAGTTTACCAGGTGAATGTTTTTAAAAACAGCACTCGCTGTTTACCCATGGAAAAAGCGGTAAGCAAAATCAATCCACAAGAAATTAAACTCAGTGGTCGTTATAAACAAGTTAGCTAA
- the glcD gene encoding glycolate oxidase subunit GlcD: MLIQDKTQDKKEIDWKPIIKEFIAVLGEKGVVQRKEELITYECDGLTSYRQRPALAVLPRTTEQVAAVVKICNRYSIPFIARGSGTGLSGGALPLENSVLIVTSLMRQILKIDLENQRVIVQPGIINSWVTQAVSGAGFYFAPDPSSQIICSIGGNIAENSGGVHCLKYGVTTNHVLGLKIVLPDGSITDIGGQIPEMPGYDLTGVFVGSEGTLGIATEITLKILKTAESICVLLADFTSVEAAAASVSDIVSAGIIPGGMEMMDNISINAVEDVVATNCYPRDAAAILLVELDGLAVEVSANKQKVTDICLKNGARNITAASDLETRLKLWKGRKAAFAAAGHVSPDYYVQDGVIPRTQLPYVLTEIEALSQKYGYKIANVFHAGDGNLHPLILFDNSIPGELEKVEEVGGEILKLCVKVGGSISGEHGIGADKKCYMPDMFSNIDLETMQWVREVFNPQSLANPGKIFPTPRTCGEGAKASSSVQFSSQLSPHIERF, encoded by the coding sequence ATGCTGATCCAAGATAAAACTCAAGATAAAAAAGAAATAGATTGGAAACCAATTATTAAAGAATTCATAGCCGTACTAGGTGAAAAAGGTGTAGTTCAACGGAAAGAAGAACTAATAACCTACGAATGTGACGGCTTAACCAGTTATCGTCAAAGACCAGCGTTGGCAGTTTTACCCCGCACCACTGAACAGGTAGCAGCAGTAGTAAAGATTTGTAACCGATATTCCATACCCTTTATTGCCAGAGGTTCGGGAACAGGGTTGTCTGGTGGGGCCTTGCCATTAGAGAATTCAGTATTAATTGTCACTTCTCTAATGCGGCAAATTCTCAAGATAGATTTAGAGAACCAACGTGTTATCGTCCAACCCGGAATTATCAACAGTTGGGTAACCCAGGCGGTTAGTGGTGCGGGTTTTTACTTTGCTCCAGATCCTTCCAGTCAAATTATCTGCTCTATTGGTGGCAATATTGCAGAGAATTCTGGGGGTGTACACTGTTTAAAATATGGTGTAACTACTAACCATGTGTTGGGTTTAAAAATAGTTCTTCCTGATGGGTCAATTACTGATATTGGCGGACAGATTCCGGAAATGCCCGGTTACGATTTAACGGGAGTGTTTGTGGGTTCAGAAGGAACTTTAGGCATTGCTACGGAAATTACCCTGAAAATCCTCAAAACTGCCGAATCAATTTGTGTATTACTAGCGGACTTCACCAGTGTAGAAGCTGCTGCAGCTAGTGTGTCTGATATAGTTAGTGCGGGCATAATTCCCGGTGGCATGGAAATGATGGATAACATTAGTATTAATGCTGTAGAAGATGTGGTAGCTACTAATTGCTACCCCCGTGACGCAGCGGCAATTTTATTAGTGGAGTTGGATGGATTAGCAGTAGAAGTTAGTGCCAATAAACAAAAGGTGACAGATATTTGTTTGAAGAATGGAGCGCGTAACATCACAGCTGCATCGGACCTAGAAACGAGATTAAAATTGTGGAAAGGTAGAAAAGCTGCTTTTGCTGCAGCAGGTCATGTCAGCCCAGATTATTACGTTCAAGACGGGGTTATTCCTCGCACCCAACTACCTTATGTTCTCACAGAAATTGAGGCTTTAAGCCAAAAATATGGTTATAAAATAGCCAATGTTTTTCATGCAGGAGATGGTAATTTACATCCCCTGATTTTATTTGATAATTCCATACCAGGAGAATTAGAAAAAGTGGAAGAAGTGGGAGGAGAAATTCTCAAGTTATGTGTGAAAGTTGGTGGTAGCATCTCTGGAGAACATGGTATAGGCGCTGACAAGAAGTGCTATATGCCAGATATGTTTAGTAATATAGACCTAGAAACTATGCAATGGGTAAGGGAGGTTTTTAACCCTCAGAGCTTAGCTAATCCAGGGAAAATTTTTCCCACACCGCGTACCTGTGGAGAAGGTGCAAAAGCATCTTCAAGTGTACAATTTTCTTCACAACTTTCGCCTCACATAGAAAGGTTTTAA
- a CDS encoding M48 family metallopeptidase — MANSYPIKNGSNFIMNWNRFLPTYRLWQRRWIYPVISSIVALSLCLSTSLPSRAIDLLPLLLQGAQILQLSNLSTNQEVELGRQMNDQVGQEVRISRNQQLTNYVSQVGRRLVLNANRPNIPYTFQVVEDEQINAFATLGGFVYIHTGLLKAADNEAELASVIGHEMGHIEGKHLIEQMKQRAIASGVASVTGLDRSQAVAIGVDLALNRPRSRKDEFDADARGLRILTRSGYSPRAAVSFMRKLQSQGSIPTFLSTHPATGDRIDRLQQQINQFPQINSNYGLDSASYRSNLQVLFR; from the coding sequence ATGGCAAATTCTTACCCTATAAAAAATGGTAGTAACTTCATCATGAACTGGAATAGGTTTTTGCCAACTTACCGTTTATGGCAACGTCGCTGGATCTACCCTGTAATTTCATCCATTGTTGCTCTAAGTCTGTGTTTGAGTACGTCCCTGCCTAGTCGCGCCATTGATCTATTGCCTCTCTTACTTCAGGGTGCGCAAATACTACAACTGTCTAATTTATCCACTAATCAAGAAGTGGAACTGGGAAGACAGATGAATGACCAGGTAGGTCAAGAAGTGCGAATTTCTCGTAATCAGCAACTAACTAACTATGTGTCTCAGGTGGGTAGAAGGTTGGTACTTAATGCTAACCGCCCCAATATTCCCTATACCTTTCAAGTTGTGGAGGATGAACAGATTAATGCTTTTGCTACTTTAGGTGGTTTTGTCTATATTCATACTGGATTATTAAAAGCTGCTGATAATGAAGCTGAGTTAGCTAGTGTGATTGGACACGAAATGGGTCATATTGAGGGCAAACATTTAATCGAGCAAATGAAACAAAGGGCTATTGCTAGTGGAGTAGCCAGTGTAACTGGTTTGGATCGTAGTCAAGCTGTAGCTATTGGTGTAGACCTAGCCTTAAATCGTCCTAGAAGTCGCAAGGATGAGTTTGATGCTGACGCTAGGGGATTAAGAATTTTGACACGCAGTGGCTACTCACCCAGAGCAGCAGTTTCTTTCATGAGAAAGCTTCAGTCACAGGGTTCCATACCTACTTTTTTGAGTACCCACCCTGCAACTGGGGACAGAATTGATCGGTTACAACAACAAATCAATCAATTTCCACAAATTAATTCTAATTACGGATTAGACAGTGCCAGTTACAGAAGCAATCTGCAAGTACTATTCCGATAG
- a CDS encoding phosphate-starvation-inducible PsiE family protein gives MKKRFKSRFLFAGRWLDRQIIVRNMEAFQDLIVMVLCLALFAVMLIQLWGIIIAITKFIGYKELTSKILFVLILVELFRLLIVYLQEHSISVGVAVEVAIVSVLREVVVHGALDISGVQTAAICGLLFILGGLLLVCAKTPHMDCISANTKYCPLVGEENQQVLNRCGFDYLEEEDENLNNNII, from the coding sequence ATGAAAAAACGATTCAAGAGTAGATTTTTATTTGCTGGTCGCTGGTTAGATAGACAAATAATAGTCAGGAATATGGAAGCTTTTCAAGATCTGATTGTCATGGTATTATGTTTAGCTTTATTTGCAGTTATGTTAATCCAATTATGGGGTATAATTATTGCTATTACTAAATTCATAGGCTATAAGGAATTGACCTCAAAAATACTATTTGTATTAATCCTAGTAGAATTATTTAGACTACTAATAGTTTATCTACAGGAGCATAGTATTTCTGTAGGTGTAGCTGTGGAAGTAGCCATAGTTTCCGTATTGAGAGAAGTGGTGGTGCATGGTGCCCTAGATATTTCAGGAGTCCAAACAGCAGCAATTTGTGGTTTATTATTTATTCTAGGTGGACTGCTTCTGGTTTGTGCTAAAACTCCTCACATGGACTGCATAAGTGCAAATACCAAATATTGTCCCCTTGTGGGTGAAGAAAACCAGCAAGTGCTAAATAGGTGTGGATTCGATTATTTAGAAGAGGAAGATGAAAATTTGAACAATAACATCATTTAG
- a CDS encoding tetratricopeptide repeat protein, translating into MNTWLKKYPLMTLITLSLLCINMESAVSISSSMGIVVQANRPIALDWLNKGLKAIAEGKVQDAIIAFRQAAQLDPTLAPAHYNLGLALRQTGKLQPAADAFYQATQADPQFASAFANLGAALLEGNNLPLAIDYLKTALQLDPKLGFAHYNLGLVRQLQKDWQQAIASFKQAMIYSPNSAEPVYHLGNCYLQEGKLELAKSTFMKAISLNSNYTEAHYNLGLILFEQGQLKDSLSAFRKAAQTNYNYPNAYYGAGLVFVQLKQYEQAIKVIKYARDIYQKQGNMAWANNAQELLTQIRNIRR; encoded by the coding sequence ATGAATACCTGGCTAAAAAAATATCCTTTAATGACGCTGATTACTCTCTCCCTTTTATGTATTAATATGGAATCAGCGGTTTCCATTTCATCCTCCATGGGAATTGTTGTTCAAGCTAACCGACCAATAGCGTTGGATTGGTTAAACAAGGGGTTAAAAGCTATTGCAGAGGGCAAAGTACAAGATGCAATTATAGCTTTTCGTCAAGCAGCACAATTAGATCCGACCCTAGCCCCTGCTCACTATAACCTAGGTTTAGCACTGCGACAAACAGGTAAATTACAACCAGCAGCGGACGCATTTTATCAGGCCACCCAAGCCGATCCCCAATTTGCATCAGCTTTTGCTAATTTAGGCGCTGCATTGTTAGAGGGAAATAATTTACCATTGGCAATTGATTATTTAAAAACTGCTTTACAATTAGACCCAAAGTTGGGTTTTGCTCACTATAATTTAGGACTAGTAAGACAACTGCAAAAAGATTGGCAACAGGCGATCGCCTCTTTTAAACAGGCAATGATATATAGTCCAAATTCTGCAGAGCCAGTTTACCACTTGGGGAATTGCTATTTACAAGAAGGGAAATTAGAATTGGCAAAATCAACATTTATGAAGGCTATAAGTTTAAATTCTAATTATACAGAGGCTCATTATAATTTGGGTTTAATTTTGTTCGAGCAAGGGCAACTAAAAGATTCATTGTCAGCATTTAGAAAAGCTGCTCAGACAAATTATAATTATCCCAATGCTTATTATGGAGCGGGATTAGTATTTGTACAACTTAAACAATATGAACAAGCAATAAAAGTAATAAAATATGCAAGAGATATATACCAAAAACAAGGGAATATGGCATGGGCAAATAATGCGCAGGAACTGTTGACACAAATACGAAATATTAGGAGATAA
- a CDS encoding succinate dehydrogenase/fumarate reductase flavoprotein subunit yields the protein MIEHDVVIVGGGLAGCRAALEIARTDPSLKVALVAKTHPIRSHSVAAQGGMAASLKNVDTQDSWQAHAFDTVKGSDYLADQDAVAILTQEAPDVVIDLEHLGVLFSRLPDGRIAQRAFGGHSHNRTCYAADKTGHAILHELVSNLRRYGVQIYQEWYVTRLIMEDNEAKGLVMFHLLDSKIAVIRAKAIMFATGGYGRVYNTTSNDYASTGDGLAMTALAGLPLEDMEFVQFHPTGLYPVGVLISEAVRGEGAYLINAQGDRFMVNYAPSRMELAPRDITSRAIAYEIRASRGANLDGSAGGPFVYLDLRHLGREKIMSRVPFCWEEAHRLVGVDAVTQPMPVRPTIHYCMGGIPVNTDGQVRRNGSELVEGFFAAGETACVSVHGANRLGSNSLLECVVYGRRTGAKLAEYVQNRKLPVIDEQNYIRATEEEIESLLAQPGKYRINQIREQLQDTMTDFCGVFRTAELMREGLERMEEIEARSHQIYLDDKGKCWNTELVEAMELKSLMVVGKTILGSAFKRQESRGAHFREDFPSRNDHQFLKHSMAYYSPLEIKIEYMPVVVNMFEPQERKY from the coding sequence ATGATAGAACATGATGTAGTTATTGTTGGTGGTGGTTTAGCTGGATGTCGAGCAGCATTAGAAATTGCCAGAACCGACCCTAGCTTAAAGGTAGCACTGGTGGCTAAAACCCATCCTATTCGTTCTCACTCAGTAGCTGCTCAGGGGGGAATGGCTGCTTCCCTGAAAAATGTGGATACTCAAGACAGTTGGCAAGCGCACGCCTTTGATACGGTCAAGGGTTCAGATTACTTAGCAGACCAGGATGCTGTGGCCATTCTCACTCAAGAAGCGCCAGATGTGGTGATTGATTTGGAACATCTGGGAGTGTTATTTTCTCGTTTACCAGATGGGAGAATTGCTCAAAGGGCTTTTGGTGGACATTCTCATAATCGCACCTGTTACGCAGCTGATAAAACCGGTCATGCCATTCTCCATGAGTTGGTTAGTAATTTGCGCCGCTATGGGGTACAAATATATCAAGAGTGGTATGTGACTAGACTGATTATGGAAGATAATGAAGCCAAGGGTTTAGTTATGTTCCACTTACTAGATAGTAAAATTGCTGTTATACGCGCCAAGGCAATTATGTTTGCTACCGGTGGCTATGGTCGTGTTTACAATACTACTTCAAATGATTATGCCTCTACGGGTGATGGTTTGGCAATGACCGCATTAGCTGGACTACCTTTGGAAGATATGGAGTTTGTCCAATTTCATCCCACCGGTCTATATCCAGTGGGAGTGCTGATCTCCGAGGCTGTTCGAGGAGAAGGTGCCTATTTAATTAATGCCCAAGGCGACCGTTTTATGGTGAACTATGCTCCTAGCCGCATGGAGCTGGCACCTCGTGATATTACATCCAGGGCGATCGCCTACGAAATTCGCGCAAGTAGAGGTGCTAATTTAGACGGTAGTGCCGGTGGTCCCTTTGTTTATTTAGATTTACGACATCTAGGAAGGGAAAAAATCATGAGTAGAGTACCTTTTTGTTGGGAAGAGGCCCATAGGTTGGTAGGGGTGGATGCGGTCACCCAACCCATGCCAGTGCGTCCCACCATTCATTATTGTATGGGTGGTATACCGGTGAACACAGATGGACAAGTGCGACGAAATGGTAGTGAGTTAGTTGAGGGCTTTTTTGCTGCTGGAGAAACTGCCTGTGTATCGGTTCACGGTGCCAATCGTTTAGGTAGTAACTCTCTATTGGAATGTGTAGTTTATGGCAGACGCACGGGAGCGAAACTGGCGGAATATGTACAAAACCGTAAACTACCAGTTATAGATGAACAAAATTATATAAGAGCGACAGAGGAAGAGATTGAGAGTTTATTAGCACAACCGGGAAAATATCGCATCAATCAAATTCGTGAACAACTTCAGGACACAATGACAGATTTTTGTGGAGTATTTAGAACTGCAGAACTAATGAGGGAAGGATTAGAAAGGATGGAAGAAATTGAAGCTAGGTCCCATCAGATATACTTAGATGATAAAGGTAAGTGTTGGAATACGGAATTGGTGGAGGCTATGGAGTTAAAGAGCTTAATGGTGGTTGGTAAAACCATATTAGGATCAGCATTTAAACGTCAAGAAAGCAGAGGTGCTCATTTTAGAGAAGACTTTCCGAGTCGAAATGATCATCAATTTTTAAAACATAGTATGGCTTATTATTCACCCTTAGAGATTAAAATAGAGTATATGCCAGTAGTGGTAAATATGTTTGAACCCCAGGAGAGGAAATATTAA
- a CDS encoding DNA translocase FtsK, with protein MHYLTDPAEIYQQISQLAKCKNLWLDTEIADWNTPYPRLSLIQVLANPTDLTGEFAYIFDVLDKPDVSTYFINQIMIDAQIQKVFHNADFDLKYLGKSLAKNVTCTFKLAKKITHRVLQTTNLKLKTLAVEMCHFCDVDKEGGTSDWGKRPLCEKQLKYAAMDTVYLAAVHRRLLEISDPDAVNSIFNNNFDNTTPTILHDMANPESENSSLTPTKLRLAFECPRIFYLNHRFNDKSLFIPEGLIGSIGNVFHKLADDFIDLLVNDPKFTTLFNLYPTEINLQELVLAIQQSFYEIVFFPYSQTQEESKSLALHQVWLGLTGLIKKFTELLISNRNYCHTRELIANTFIREDRVLEHDFNLPNGKRQLIRGKCDCLVFDFATSRFSVIEFKTYQPIDTSAQVAQVALYSYMLSERKKVPVNVAVYCVLPEFKEYKYTAEELGDNIHQVIPHKLLQMQNWLTWEPPQPNPPPMTSQSHLCQICPEKQKCQTFFAPKFDNYFNNYQINNREFNHQDSPNIEGENSDQTNKTQKNNPFNPDQIGFDLVKTLESFGIGVEYQGAILGPAFVRVKLKPHLGIKVNSLLKLSDDLRVQLGLERPPLIASQTGYVSVDVPRKDRQIARFEDYIQKNFLSPTAKLKIAFGVNIDGKLVEADLSDPNTCHFLVGGTTGSGKSEFLRSLLLSLLYRHSPEHLKIVLVDPKRVTFPEFEAIPWLYSPVVKDSDRAIKLMSELVTEMESRYQKFELAKCANITAYNQNCAQVLPRIVCIFDEYADFMVNKEIRTALEQSIKRLGAMARAAGIHLIIATQRPEATVVTPIIRSNLPGRIALRTSSAADSQIILGGKISQAADLLGKGDLVYLVGSELQRIQSLFAEKIQFP; from the coding sequence ATGCACTACCTAACAGATCCTGCAGAAATCTACCAGCAAATTTCTCAGCTCGCTAAATGCAAAAATCTGTGGTTAGATACGGAAATCGCTGATTGGAATACTCCGTACCCAAGGTTATCACTGATTCAGGTATTGGCTAACCCCACGGACTTAACCGGTGAGTTTGCTTATATTTTTGATGTCTTAGATAAACCTGATGTTTCCACATATTTTATTAACCAAATTATGATTGATGCCCAGATTCAAAAGGTATTTCATAATGCAGATTTTGATTTGAAATATTTAGGTAAAAGCTTAGCTAAAAACGTTACCTGCACTTTTAAATTAGCTAAAAAAATTACACATAGAGTTTTACAAACTACCAACTTAAAACTTAAAACTTTAGCCGTTGAAATGTGTCACTTTTGTGATGTGGATAAGGAAGGAGGAACTAGTGATTGGGGAAAACGCCCTCTGTGTGAAAAACAACTAAAGTATGCTGCTATGGATACGGTGTACCTCGCTGCTGTTCATCGTCGGTTACTGGAAATATCCGATCCTGATGCTGTGAATAGTATTTTTAATAATAATTTTGATAATACCACCCCCACTATCCTTCATGATATGGCAAACCCTGAATCAGAAAATTCTTCTTTGACTCCTACCAAACTAAGATTGGCTTTTGAGTGTCCTCGGATATTTTATCTGAATCATCGTTTTAATGATAAATCTTTGTTTATTCCGGAAGGTTTGATTGGTAGTATTGGTAATGTTTTTCATAAATTGGCAGATGACTTTATCGATTTGTTGGTGAATGATCCGAAATTTACAACTCTATTTAATTTATATCCTACTGAAATAAATTTGCAGGAGCTGGTGTTAGCAATTCAGCAGTCATTTTATGAAATTGTCTTTTTTCCCTATTCCCAGACCCAGGAAGAGAGTAAGTCTTTAGCGTTACATCAAGTTTGGCTAGGATTAACAGGATTAATTAAAAAGTTCACTGAATTATTGATTAGCAATCGAAATTATTGCCATACCAGGGAACTTATTGCTAATACTTTTATTAGGGAGGATCGGGTTTTAGAACATGATTTTAACTTACCAAATGGTAAAAGACAACTGATAAGAGGTAAATGTGATTGTTTGGTATTTGATTTTGCAACCAGCCGGTTTTCTGTGATAGAGTTTAAAACTTATCAACCAATAGATACATCAGCACAAGTGGCTCAAGTCGCCCTCTATAGCTATATGTTATCTGAGAGGAAAAAAGTACCTGTTAATGTTGCTGTTTATTGCGTTCTACCTGAATTTAAGGAGTATAAATATACTGCCGAAGAGTTAGGAGATAATATTCACCAAGTCATACCTCATAAATTATTACAGATGCAAAATTGGTTGACTTGGGAACCTCCTCAACCCAATCCACCTCCTATGACATCCCAGTCCCATTTATGTCAAATTTGTCCTGAAAAACAAAAGTGTCAGACTTTTTTTGCTCCCAAATTTGACAACTATTTTAACAATTATCAAATTAATAACCGGGAGTTTAATCATCAGGATTCCCCAAATATTGAGGGTGAGAATTCCGACCAGACAAATAAAACCCAGAAAAATAATCCCTTTAATCCCGATCAAATTGGGTTCGATTTGGTCAAGACTTTGGAATCCTTTGGTATTGGTGTGGAGTACCAAGGTGCTATATTAGGGCCGGCATTTGTAAGAGTGAAACTAAAACCTCATTTGGGTATTAAGGTGAATTCTTTATTGAAATTATCTGATGATTTACGGGTGCAATTAGGATTGGAGCGTCCACCTCTAATTGCATCCCAAACTGGCTATGTCAGTGTTGATGTACCCCGCAAAGATCGACAAATTGCCAGGTTTGAAGATTATATACAAAAGAATTTTTTATCTCCAACTGCTAAGTTAAAAATTGCCTTTGGAGTGAATATTGATGGGAAGTTAGTAGAAGCTGATTTGTCCGATCCTAATACCTGTCATTTTTTAGTTGGTGGAACCACAGGAAGTGGCAAAAGTGAGTTTTTAAGATCCCTGCTGCTGAGTTTGCTCTATCGACATTCTCCTGAACACTTGAAAATTGTTTTGGTAGATCCTAAAAGAGTCACTTTTCCTGAGTTTGAAGCAATTCCCTGGTTATATTCACCAGTCGTAAAAGATAGCGATCGCGCCATAAAGTTAATGAGTGAGTTAGTAACAGAAATGGAATCCCGATACCAAAAATTTGAGCTGGCTAAATGCGCCAACATAACAGCGTATAATCAAAATTGTGCCCAGGTTTTGCCACGTATAGTTTGTATATTTGATGAATATGCAGATTTCATGGTAAACAAAGAGATACGGACTGCTTTAGAGCAGAGTATCAAACGTTTAGGAGCAATGGCCAGAGCAGCGGGAATACATTTAATTATTGCCACCCAGCGTCCAGAAGCTACTGTGGTTACTCCTATCATTCGCTCCAACCTTCCTGGGAGAATTGCCCTGCGCACCTCAAGTGCTGCGGACTCCCAGATTATTCTGGGGGGAAAGATATCACAAGCAGCGGATTTATTGGGTAAGGGGGATTTGGTCTATCTAGTTGGGTCGGAATTACAAAGAATCCAGAGTTTATTCGCTGAAAAAATCCAGTTTCCCTGA
- a CDS encoding RNA-binding S4 domain-containing protein → MIKLDQFLKFLGIVSTGGQAKIMIVNGEVKVNDMIETRRGRKLLVDDTVTVTGKTFKVGDIIS, encoded by the coding sequence ATGATTAAACTCGATCAGTTTTTAAAATTTCTAGGCATTGTCTCCACTGGTGGTCAAGCTAAAATCATGATTGTTAATGGTGAGGTGAAAGTTAATGATATGATTGAAACTCGACGGGGGAGAAAATTACTAGTTGATGATACAGTAACTGTGACTGGGAAAACTTTTAAGGTAGGAGATATTATTTCCTAA